The genome window AACCCCGCCGATCAATCCTGGAGGGCGACAATAGGCAATGGCGACCGGCTTGGCAACGCTACCGCACGCCCCGTTTGGAACAGGCCTCGGCCAGGGCGCGCTGGTCCTCGGACACCATGGGCTCGTCGTTGAAGGTGAAGGAGTTGCGCGCGATGTCGTATTTGACCACGCCCACCTTCATGGAGGTGGAATCCAGCCCCTTGCCCGACAGCCCGGCCAAGGTGCCCTCGGTCGCCATGTTGGTATCCGTGTATTGCTGGCGAAGGGTGGTGTCCTTGGTCTGCAGGTCGGAGACCGTGGTGGTGTTGGCGGTGATGGCGGTATTGGTCGTAGTGATCTGCGAATTGATGGACGCAAGCTTTGTGTTATAGGCGTCATCGATGGTCTTTTGCCGCGCCGCCCGGACCCGCAGCAAACCGGGATCCGTCGCCCCCGCCCCACCGGTATTGGCGATCAATGCAGCCGTATCGGAATTGTAGGTGGTGGTCAGCGCCGTCTTTTGCGAATTGAGACTGGTGAGTTGAGTATTCAGGGCCGTGCCTTGCGCCTTGGCAGTGGTGATGGCCGTGGTGTTGGACGCCACGGCGGAAGCGGCGGCGGCCTTGTTCTTGTTGGCCGTCTTGGCCTTGTTGTAGGTCATGGGATTGATGGTGATGGGAATCTCCAACACCTCGGGCAGCACCTTCTTGGCGAAGGCCTCCCTCCCCGGATCGGTATCGGCCGAGACCACCGGCTTGCCGCGCACATCAACGCCCGGTTTATAGGCCACGTCGGGCGCGGGCGTATGGCTGATCACCCGCGAACAATCCAGCTTGGATATGGTGATCACCACCGGTCCCGACGAGCCAGATGCCCCCTGCGCCATCACGGCGGGGGTGCAAAGGCAAAATGCGGCGGACAGCGACAGAAAGCGGCGCATGGCCAGGCTCCGAAGGGGATCAACGACGGTTCACGAAGGATGCGCCCCTCTAGGCCCGCCTTTCAAGCCCCGGACTCCCGCATTAGAGACTTTCGCGTTAAGCCCCATTTGCGAAAGGTTCACAAAGAATAATGGTGACAGCTGTCAGAAAATTTCGTAACTTGGTGTCCAAGCCCGGTGAACGGGCAAGACATCCGATAACGGTTGCGCCAAAGCGGCTTGAGTGTCGGGAGGAACGTGTCCCAGGTCCGCCGAAAAGGCCGAGGCCAGGAACGTAGGATGCGGCAGGATCCCTTAAGGGCGGTCCTGCCGTTTCCGTTTTCAGCGTCTGATAGGCTCAGGCCGCCAGGCTGGCCCGCATCCTGGCCAGTTCGCCGAGTATGGGCCCGAACACCGCCTCCGGCGTCATCTGCCAACGGAATTGAAACTGGGCATGCCCGGCGTCATCCATGCTTTTGGGATCGCAGACGGCGAACAGGGCCTCGAAGATCAGCAGGAATTTGGGATCGTCGAATTCGTCGGTACACCGCTTTCCCGGCTTGGCGGACAGATAGACGCCGCCGCCTATGGTGCGGGTGGCCGGGGCCGAGTTCATGACGATCATCAGCCAGTCCTTGCGGGGCTCGAACCGCCGGAAGGTCCGCGCGATGGACACCAGAACCCGCTCGCGCAGAAGGATGGTTTCCGGGTGAGCATAAAAGGCCTCCCAGCGGGTCACGCCATCGCGCCCCTTTCCCGCCTCGGCGGCGATGGCGGCGCAGCGCCCTTGGATCTCCTCGTAGACCTCCTCACCCAGAATCATGCGCAGCGCGGTAAAGAACCGGCCAAGATGACCGCGCGTGATCCCAGATGCATGGTCGTTCAGGATATGGGCAAAGGCCTTGGTGACAATCCGCCCGATATAATTGGTGCGCTGGCAGTCCACCTGCCGCAAGGCGAAGATGTCCTGGCAGGACTGTTCGCTGTCGGAGTACAGGGAGCCGACCACGTCGCCCAATCCGCCCATATCGGCGCAAAGCCGCCGAATGGTCTCCACCGGAACCTGGCCATCGACCGCCTGCTGCTCCAGCAGACCCGCAAAGGCCTTGACCGCAACGGCCGCCGTATTCCGGCATCGTGCCCCAAGTTCGTTCTCGGACATCGCCACCCTACTCGGAAAGCACCCACTCCTCGATAAACTATAGGACTAGCCGCATAGCAACTCAATATCGTTTAAAGAAAAGAAATCCGCATCAAAGGAGATAGCCGCAACCTTGCAGAACCCTGTCAGCCGGAATACTCATTTACAGCCAAACACAGTGTGGACACATATTGTTCACACTGCATCAACATTCTATTTTGAATAGAAGTCTTCCCCCACCTGTATCCAGGGCGGATTGATGGAAACCAGCTTTAAGCATACGGGGCAATCCGCGCGGTGAGCTCCCGGCAGATAACCGATGCTCATCAGGAATTCCCCCACCACCTCGCCGCCCATGAAGACGAAGCTGGATTTGAACAGCCTGACCCAGTCCTCCTTGGACAGCGGGTGGTGACGCTCGATCCAGGCGGCGAAACTGCCTTCGCGGGCCCGCAGGGCCTGAAGCCGCCGGGCGTTCTCAACGATGGCCGCCAGCTTGCGCCGGTTGCGGATGATTCCGGGATCGCTTAGCAGACGATCCATCTCGGAATCGCCATAGGCCGCCACCTTGTCCACATCAAAGCCGTCGAAGGCCGCCACCATGGACGGACGCTTCTTCAGAACGATCAGCCAGGAAAGCCCCGCCTGGAAGATCTCCAGGCACAGACGCTCGAACAGCGCCCGTTCGTCGGTGAGGGGGAAGCCGTATTCCTGATCGTGATAGGGACCGTGGAATGGGTGGCCGGGCGCGATATCGCAATACCAAGACATTTGATTCTCCTCGGCCACGCGGCCACCCCGCCAACCCCACATGGCCGAGGAGGATTGGAGTCAGATCAGGCCTGTTCCAGTTCCACCAGAGTGCCGTTGAAATCCTTGGGATGCAGGAACAGAACCGGCTTGTCATGGGCGCCGATCTTGGGCTCGCCGTCGCCCAGAACGCGGGCGCCGGTGGCCTTCAGTTTGTCGCGGGCGGCCAGGATGTCTTCCACCTCGTAGCAGATGTGATGGATACCTCCCGACGGATTCTTTTCGAGGAAACCGGCGATGGGGGACTTTTCGCCCATGGGATGAAGCAGTTCCACCTTGGTGTTGGGCAGTTCCACGAACACCACCGTCACGCCATGGGCAGGCTGCGCCACCGGAGCGGAGACCTTGGCTCCCAGAGTGTCGCGATAGAGTGCGGTGGCGGCGGCCAGATCGGGCACGGCGATGGCAACATGGTTCAACTTACCGATCATCGGAATCCTCGTCCTTGCTGTGAAAAAGCTTGGGCTGCGAAAAAAATTTGGGTCGGCCACCTATATCACGCCTGGGCGGCGGAACACACTAAGGTGATGCGGCCTTTGACTTGCCGCCCGACGCGGGGTAGGAAAGGGCTCAGAGCCTGAATTTGTAAGTGGGGCGGGACCTGTGCCGGAACACGCCGCGAATGACAAGACCTCGGCCGTAAGCAAACCCGACAACCCGGATTTCGTGCGCATCGGCGACACCATGTCCCCTTGGGCGAGGATTGCCAATACCATCGCCCTTGTCCTGCTCCTGGGTGGTTCGGCCCTGTTCGTCGTGGTGATGGGCTCGCTGCCGCGCATCGAAGGGCATCACCCGGTCTCGGGAATCCTACTGAAGACCGCCATCACCCGCGACAGCGTCGGCATCCCCAGCATCAAGGCCGAGACCAGTCATGACGCCTATTTCGCCATGGGCTGGGTCCATGCCCAGGACCGCATGTGGCAGATGGAGGCCTCTCGGCGCTTAGGGAGCGGACGGCTGGCCGAACTGGTGGGCGAGCCGGGTCTGGCCAGTGACCGCTATATGCGCACGCTCGGCCTCTATCAGGCGGCGGAGCGCTCGCTGGGGGCTCTGGCGGAACCGACCCGCTCGGCGCTGCAATCCTACGCCGATGGCATCAATGGCTGGCTCTCCCACAACAGCCACCGCCTGCCACCCGAGTTCAGTCTGTTGGGCGTCAAGCCCGAGCCCTGGACCCCCGCTGATTCCATGGTCTGGCAAAAGATCATGGCCATGACCCTGTCGGGAAACTGGCACGACGACGTCTTGCGCAGCCAACTGGCGCGAAACCTGGACCCAAAGCGGCTGCAGGAACTGTTCCCCGCCTATCCCGCCGATGCGCCGGTGACCCTGTCGGCCGAGGGCGGCAAGGCTTTGCTGGACCTCGCCCCCGACGCGCTGCGCCCCATGCCCGCCTCCAATGTCTGGGTGGTGAGCGGGGCCCGCACCCGCTCGGGAAAGCCCCTGCTGGCTGGCGATCCCCATCTGGCCTTTCGCGCCCCCGTCCTATGGTATCTGGCGCAAGTGGAGATGCCCGGCCTCAAACTGGCGGGCGCCACCGTTCCCGGCCTGCCCTTTCACCTGATCGCCCAAAATGGCCGCATCGCCTGGAGTTTCACCTCCACCCAGGCCGACACCGTCGATCTGTTCGTGGAAAAGCTGGCGGGCGAATCCGGCTACCGCACCCCCGAAGGCACCAGACCTTTCCTCGCCCGCACCGAGACCATCAAGGTCAAGGGCAAGCCTGATGTGACGCTCATCGTGCGCGAAACCAGGCACGGGCCGGTGATTTCCGATCTTCTGGCCCAGGATGTCGCGGGCAAGGACGAGGTAATCGCCCTGTCCTCGTCCGCGCTTGGCCAGACCGATACCAGCATCCAGGCCCTGCATCTGCTGAATCAGGCCGTCGACTGGACCGGCTTTAACAAGGCGGTCAGGGATCTCCAGGCCCCGGCTCTCAACATCGCCTATGCCGACACCGCCGGAAATATCGGTTTTGTCACCGCCGGACGCATTCCCATCCGCAAATCCGGGAACGGCACCGTGCCCGCCCGCGGCTGGACCGGCGAAGGCGATTGGACCGGATGGGTGCCAGCGGCCAAGCTGCCGCAAGTCCTGAACCCCAAATCCGGCCTGCTGATCAACGCCAACAACAAGGTGGTGGGCGATAAATATCCCTATCTGATCACCGCCACCTGGCCCGACGGCTATCGCGCCGCCCGCATCCGGGAATTGCTGGGCGAGCGCCGCGGACTGACCATTGAAGACATGTCGGCCATTCAGGCCGATGCGGTGTCGGCCCAGGCCATCGAACTCAAGGATTTGCTGACCGGCATCGAGTTCAAGGATCCCCACGCCCGCGACATGGCGCACAAGATCGCCGAATGGGACGGCAAGGCCGACCGCGACCGGCCCGAGCCGCTGATCTTCGCAGCCTGGATGGATCGCCTGAACCGCGCCATCCTGGCCGATGAACTGAAGGAGTCCTTTTCCGCCTTCGAGCCGGTGCGGGCCCAGGTTCTGGTGGATATCCTGACCCGCCGCCGTCACTGGTGCGACGACATCACCACGCCCGAGGCCGAAAGCTGCGACGACCTGATCGAGCGCAGCCTGGGCAAGGCCCTAACCGATCTGGAAGCCACCTGGGGCAAGGACAGCAAGACCTGGCGCTGGGGTGCCGCCCATCCGGCCCGCTTCTCCCATCCCCTCTTGGGGCATGTTCCGGTGCTGGGCGGCATGGCCGATCTGCAGGTGCCATCCGACGGCGACGATTTCACCGTGTCGCGCGGCACCTATCGCGCCGAGGACAACGCCACCCGCTTCCCCCAGATTCACGGGGCGGGCCTGCGCGCGGTATTCGATCTGGCCGATCTGGCCGACAGCCGCTTCGTCATCGCTACCGGCCAGTCAGGCAACCCGCTGTCGCGCCACTATTCCGACATGCTGCCAGCCTGGAGCGCCAACCGCCTCTTTCGCCTGGGGCATGATCCCAAGCACTCGGTGCTGACCCTGGAACGGGGACGGTGAAAACTCAGACCACGTCGGTAAGCGACGGCGTGTGCGGATCCATATAGCTTCCACGGAAATAGACCAGGGGGCTGCCGCCCTCCTGATGCTTCATCTTCTCCACCTTGCCGATAAAAATCTGGTGATCTCCACCGTCAGCCACATTGACGAGCGAGCATTCCAGATTGGCCAGGCACCCCGAGAGAATGGGAACGCCGCTGTTCCACCCGCTCCAGGCGATGGACTTCCACTTATCTTCCGACCGGCTGGCGAAGCGGATGGAGAGGTCGCGCTGGTGTTCCGACAAGATGTTGATGGCGAAATGCCCGAAGGTCTTGAACGCGTCCATGCTCGACGTCGTGTTGCCCAGGCAGAACAGCACCAGCGGCGGATCCAGCGACAGGGAGGTAAAAGCGCTGACCGTGACCCCCACCGGCTCGTTGCCGCCGGGCGTCAAGGTGGTCACCACCGTAACGCCCGAAGCGAAACAGCCCAAAGTCTTGCGAAAGGAACGGGGGTCAAGGGACATGAATGGCTCGGTATCACTGGAGGCGGGAGATAGATTTAAATGCGTTCTACCGTCCAGGTCAAATGCGCCTTTCCCCATGGCTGGGGAAAAGAGATGCTTTTCATCACGACAAGGCAGTTGACTCAAGACATGGAGGAGGAATTATAGCATTCTCCGTGATAAGGAGATGGTCCGCCCATTCCCGTCGGGATGGCCTCCAGGGGAAGTGAATGTTCGCAATCATCGGCATCGTCGTGACATTCGTCAGCGTCATCGGCGGTTATGCTGCACCGGGCGGCCATCTTGGCGTTCTGTTCCAGCCTTTCGAGTGGCTGATCATCATCGGCGCCGCCGTCGGCTCACTCCTGCTTGGCAATCCCAAGACCGTCATTCTCGGCATCGGCAAGAATATCGGTCTGGTGTTCAAGGGCGCCCATCACGGCAAGGACGACTATATCGAACTGCTATCGGTGCTGTACGCCGTGTTCAAACTGGCCAAGACCAAGGGCGATCTGGCCCTGGAAAGCCATGTGGAAAAGCCCGACGAAAGCCCGCTGTTCGGCAAGTTTCCCAAATTCAGTTCGGACCACCACACCCGGACCTTCTTCTGTGACTATCTGCGGCTGCTCACTCTGGGCACCAGCAATGCGCACGAGTTGGAATCCATCATCGATGGCGAGCTTGAAGCCCACCACAAGCACTATCACGAGATCGCCCACGCGGTGAATCTGATGGGCGACGCCATGCCCGCCCTGGGCATCGTGGCGGCGGTGCTGGGCGTTATTCACACCATGGGCTCCATCACCGAGCCACCGGAAGTTCTGGGCCATCTCATCGGCGCGGCGCTGGTGGGCACGTTCTCGGGCGTGCTGATTTCCTATGCTTTCATCGCCCCCATCGCGCGCAACATGCAGCTGTGTTTCGATTCGGACCATTACTACTTCATGGCCATCAAGGCCGGGCTGCTGGGTCACATGCAGGGCTATGCGCCGCAGGTCTCCATCGAATTCGCCCGCAAGATCCTGCCCGACGAGTTGCGCCCGACCTTCCAGGAATTGGAAGAGACCGTCACCAACCTGCCACCC of Paramagnetospirillum magnetotacticum MS-1 contains these proteins:
- a CDS encoding DNA-3-methyladenine glycosylase I, whose product is MSWYCDIAPGHPFHGPYHDQEYGFPLTDERALFERLCLEIFQAGLSWLIVLKKRPSMVAAFDGFDVDKVAAYGDSEMDRLLSDPGIIRNRRKLAAIVENARRLQALRAREGSFAAWIERHHPLSKEDWVRLFKSSFVFMGGEVVGEFLMSIGYLPGAHRADCPVCLKLVSINPPWIQVGEDFYSK
- the mce gene encoding methylmalonyl-CoA epimerase; this encodes MIGKLNHVAIAVPDLAAATALYRDTLGAKVSAPVAQPAHGVTVVFVELPNTKVELLHPMGEKSPIAGFLEKNPSGGIHHICYEVEDILAARDKLKATGARVLGDGEPKIGAHDKPVLFLHPKDFNGTLVELEQA
- a CDS encoding flavin reductase family protein, which gives rise to MSLDPRSFRKTLGCFASGVTVVTTLTPGGNEPVGVTVSAFTSLSLDPPLVLFCLGNTTSSMDAFKTFGHFAINILSEHQRDLSIRFASRSEDKWKSIAWSGWNSGVPILSGCLANLECSLVNVADGGDHQIFIGKVEKMKHQEGGSPLVYFRGSYMDPHTPSLTDVV
- the motA gene encoding flagellar motor stator protein MotA; translated protein: MFAIIGIVVTFVSVIGGYAAPGGHLGVLFQPFEWLIIIGAAVGSLLLGNPKTVILGIGKNIGLVFKGAHHGKDDYIELLSVLYAVFKLAKTKGDLALESHVEKPDESPLFGKFPKFSSDHHTRTFFCDYLRLLTLGTSNAHELESIIDGELEAHHKHYHEIAHAVNLMGDAMPALGIVAAVLGVIHTMGSITEPPEVLGHLIGAALVGTFSGVLISYAFIAPIARNMQLCFDSDHYYFMAIKAGLLGHMQGYAPQVSIEFARKILPDELRPTFQELEETVTNLPPD
- a CDS encoding penicillin acylase family protein, producing the protein MPEHAANDKTSAVSKPDNPDFVRIGDTMSPWARIANTIALVLLLGGSALFVVVMGSLPRIEGHHPVSGILLKTAITRDSVGIPSIKAETSHDAYFAMGWVHAQDRMWQMEASRRLGSGRLAELVGEPGLASDRYMRTLGLYQAAERSLGALAEPTRSALQSYADGINGWLSHNSHRLPPEFSLLGVKPEPWTPADSMVWQKIMAMTLSGNWHDDVLRSQLARNLDPKRLQELFPAYPADAPVTLSAEGGKALLDLAPDALRPMPASNVWVVSGARTRSGKPLLAGDPHLAFRAPVLWYLAQVEMPGLKLAGATVPGLPFHLIAQNGRIAWSFTSTQADTVDLFVEKLAGESGYRTPEGTRPFLARTETIKVKGKPDVTLIVRETRHGPVISDLLAQDVAGKDEVIALSSSALGQTDTSIQALHLLNQAVDWTGFNKAVRDLQAPALNIAYADTAGNIGFVTAGRIPIRKSGNGTVPARGWTGEGDWTGWVPAAKLPQVLNPKSGLLINANNKVVGDKYPYLITATWPDGYRAARIRELLGERRGLTIEDMSAIQADAVSAQAIELKDLLTGIEFKDPHARDMAHKIAEWDGKADRDRPEPLIFAAWMDRLNRAILADELKESFSAFEPVRAQVLVDILTRRRHWCDDITTPEAESCDDLIERSLGKALTDLEATWGKDSKTWRWGAAHPARFSHPLLGHVPVLGGMADLQVPSDGDDFTVSRGTYRAEDNATRFPQIHGAGLRAVFDLADLADSRFVIATGQSGNPLSRHYSDMLPAWSANRLFRLGHDPKHSVLTLERGR